The following coding sequences lie in one Epinephelus lanceolatus isolate andai-2023 chromosome 24, ASM4190304v1, whole genome shotgun sequence genomic window:
- the pnpla4 gene encoding patatin-like phospholipase domain-containing protein 4 isoform X3, translating to MTVLNLSFAACGFVGIYHLGAAGAFLRHGDKLLGSLRACAGASAGALVAAVMITAPDKLENCKDFTYRFADSVRQQRFGAVTPGYDFMLTLREGIEEILPSEAHSLATDRLHISITHSKSGKNHIISRFTSREELIKALLASSFVPVYAGLQPVEFKGQVLFP from the exons ATGACAGTCCTGAACTTGTCCTTTGCTGCGTGTGGTTTCGTGGGGATCTACCACCTGGGTGCTGCGGGGGCCTTTCTCCGCCATGGTGACAAGCTGCTTGGCTCCCTCAGGGCCTGTGCGGGGGCCTCGGCCGGGGCCCTGGTGGCTGCCGTGATGATCACAGCTCCTGACAAGTTAGAG AATTGTAAAGACTTCACATACAGGTTTGCTGACAGCGTGAGACAACAGCGGTTTGGAGCCGTCACACCAGGATACGACTTTATGCTCACACTGAG GGAGGGGATAGAGGAGATCCTGCCCAGTGAGGCTCATAGTCTGGCCACTGACCGCCTCCACATCTCAATAACACACTCTAAAAGCGGCAAGAACCACATCATATCCAGGTTTACCTCCAGGGAGGAGCTCATAAAG GCTCTACTGGCCAGCAGCTTTGTACCTGTTTATGCTGGACTCCAACCAGTGGAATTCAAAGGACAG GTTTTGTTTCCTTAG
- the pnpla4 gene encoding patatin-like phospholipase domain-containing protein 4 isoform X1 → MTVLNLSFAACGFVGIYHLGAAGAFLRHGDKLLGSLRACAGASAGALVAAVMITAPDKLENCKDFTYRFADSVRQQRFGAVTPGYDFMLTLREGIEEILPSEAHSLATDRLHISITHSKSGKNHIISRFTSREELIKALLASSFVPVYAGLQPVEFKGQKWIDGGFTDSLPILPVGRTITVSPFAGKHDVCPVHRGRFDTQLRLANMNIMFSMENIKRLNQALFPPSTSSMQSLCEEGFNDAVRFLRREAWMS, encoded by the exons ATGACAGTCCTGAACTTGTCCTTTGCTGCGTGTGGTTTCGTGGGGATCTACCACCTGGGTGCTGCGGGGGCCTTTCTCCGCCATGGTGACAAGCTGCTTGGCTCCCTCAGGGCCTGTGCGGGGGCCTCGGCCGGGGCCCTGGTGGCTGCCGTGATGATCACAGCTCCTGACAAGTTAGAG AATTGTAAAGACTTCACATACAGGTTTGCTGACAGCGTGAGACAACAGCGGTTTGGAGCCGTCACACCAGGATACGACTTTATGCTCACACTGAG GGAGGGGATAGAGGAGATCCTGCCCAGTGAGGCTCATAGTCTGGCCACTGACCGCCTCCACATCTCAATAACACACTCTAAAAGCGGCAAGAACCACATCATATCCAGGTTTACCTCCAGGGAGGAGCTCATAAAG GCTCTACTGGCCAGCAGCTTTGTACCTGTTTATGCTGGACTCCAACCAGTGGAATTCAAAGGACAG AAATGGATTGATGGAGGGTTCACCGACAGCCTCCCAATTCTGCCCGTGGGACGAACCATCACTGTGTCTCCCTTTGCtggaaaacatgatgtgtgtccCGTCCACAGGGGGCGCTTCGACACTCAGCTCAGGCTGGCCAACATGAACATCATG TTCTCCATGGAGAACATCAAACGTCTGAACCAGGCTCTGTTCCCTCCATCCACCAGCAGCATGCAGTCTTTATGTGAAGAAGGTTTTAATGATGCTGTGAGGTTCCTGAGGAGAGAGGCCTGGATGAGCTGA
- the pnpla4 gene encoding patatin-like phospholipase domain-containing protein 4 isoform X2 — MLTLREGIEEILPSEAHSLATDRLHISITHSKSGKNHIISRFTSREELIKALLASSFVPVYAGLQPVEFKGQKWIDGGFTDSLPILPVGRTITVSPFAGKHDVCPVHRGRFDTQLRLANMNIMFSMENIKRLNQALFPPSTSSMQSLCEEGFNDAVRFLRREAWMS, encoded by the exons ATGCTCACACTGAG GGAGGGGATAGAGGAGATCCTGCCCAGTGAGGCTCATAGTCTGGCCACTGACCGCCTCCACATCTCAATAACACACTCTAAAAGCGGCAAGAACCACATCATATCCAGGTTTACCTCCAGGGAGGAGCTCATAAAG GCTCTACTGGCCAGCAGCTTTGTACCTGTTTATGCTGGACTCCAACCAGTGGAATTCAAAGGACAG AAATGGATTGATGGAGGGTTCACCGACAGCCTCCCAATTCTGCCCGTGGGACGAACCATCACTGTGTCTCCCTTTGCtggaaaacatgatgtgtgtccCGTCCACAGGGGGCGCTTCGACACTCAGCTCAGGCTGGCCAACATGAACATCATG TTCTCCATGGAGAACATCAAACGTCTGAACCAGGCTCTGTTCCCTCCATCCACCAGCAGCATGCAGTCTTTATGTGAAGAAGGTTTTAATGATGCTGTGAGGTTCCTGAGGAGAGAGGCCTGGATGAGCTGA